The genomic DNA CGAATTAGCACGGATAAATAACACAGGACAGAAGGCGGAAGTGTAGGGACAGGGCTTGTCCCTGTCCGTGCTTGTCCATGTCCGTTCCGTAGACGGACAACCACAAGGGTTGTCCCTACAGCCTAAGGACAGACCCGAATCACGGACACGGCTCACGGATTTTCCGTGTTTCATCTGTGTGCATCTGTGGCTGAACGGTTACGAATAAACAATGTCGCAAGTAATAAAGTTATCCCTGATCACAGAGACAGTTCGAGACCTCTGTCTAAAAACGAACTACGAATTAGGAGAAGACATAATTACGGCCCTCCAGAGGGCCAGAGAAGCTGAGGATTTACCCCGAGCCAGGGAAGTATTGGACTGCCTGATCCAAAATGCCGTGGTAGCTAAAGAGGAATCTCTCCCTATCTGTCAGGATACAGGTATCGTGGTGGTATTTATAGAAATAGGTCAGGAGATTATATTGGCGGGCGGTAATCTGGAAGAGGCGATAAATGAAGGGGTACGACGAGGCTATAAAGACGGCTTTCTTCGGGCGTCAGTAGTAAATGATCCCCTCAGGCGGATTAACACCGGTGATAATACCCCGGCCGTCATCCATTCCAAAATTGTGACCGGGAATAGACTGAATATTACGCTTATGGCCAAGGGCAGCGGCAGCGAAAATATGAGCGCCTTGAAGATGTTTAAACCTGCTGATGGATGGCCAGGGGCCAGGCGGTTTATTATTGAGCATATCAAAGAAGCGGCCCCTTATTGTTGCCCGCCGCTAATAGTGGGCGTAGGTCTGGGAGGCACCTTTGAACAGGTGGCCTTATTAGCCAAGAGAAGCCTGTTAAGAGAAGTTGGCCGAGCGGCAGAGGATGAAATAATAGCTGCCCGGGAAAGAGAGTTGCTCGAAGCCATCAATGACTTAAATATCGGTCCGGGTGGACTGGGTGGCAAGACCACGGCCCTGTCAGTAAATATTGAGACGGCTCCCTGCCATATAGCCGGTATGCCTGTAGCGGTCAATGTCGGTTGTTATGCCCATAGGCACAGGAGCGCTGTTTTATAAAGGTAACCGTTCAGGTATAGCTGCACGGATTAGCACGGATAAATAACACAGGACAGAAGGCGGAAGTGTAGGGACAGGGCTTGTCCCTGTCCGTGCTTGTCCATGTCCGTTCCGTAGACGGACAACCACAAGGGTTGTCCCTACAGCCTAAGGACAGACCCGAATCACGGACACGGTTCACGGATTTTCCGTGTTTCATCTATGTGCATCTGTGGCTGAACGGTTACTTATAAAGAATGGGTAAGTCTTTAAGATCTCCGTAAGCGTTTAGCCACTAAGGCACAAAGACATAACCTCGATACTCGATGCTCGATACTGGATACTGGATCCTTTACCAGCTTCGAGGATCGAGCATCGAGGATCGAGGATCGAGCATCGAGCATCCAGCATCGAGCATCGAGCATCGAGGATCGAGCATCCAGCATCCAGCATCATGTGATGAACGGTTACAGATCTCCAATGTTAGTTTATGACGAATACCACTTGCGCTGGCCATATAAAAGAGAGATTATCCAAAGATTGAAGGCCGGAGACAAGGTCTTCATCACCGGGCCTGTTTATACGGCCAGAGATGCCGCCCATAAGCGAATGATGGAAGATCTATCCCATCTGCCTTTTCCCCTGGAGGACCAGATTATATATTACTGTGGGCCAACCCCGCCTAAGCCAGGCAGGCCAGTGGGCGCAGCCGGGCCGACTACCAGCCGTCGAATGGATGCCTATACCTCCCAACTACTTGAAGGGGGACTTTTAGGGATGATAGGCAAGGGGCCCAGGAGCCAGGAAGTAATCGAAGCGATAGTCCAATATGGGGCTGTTTATTTGACGGCTATCGGAGGGGCGGGCGCTCTTCTGGGAAAGTATATCACCAGGGCCGAGATAGTGGCCTATCCGGACTTAGGGTGCGAGGCCGTTTATAAGTTTGAGCTGGTAAACTTTCCAGTCTATGTGGGTGTTGATTCACAAGGGAAGACCATCTTCACCAATCAGTAGTGATGAGGAACCTGGTAATAATTCCTGTCTTTAATGAAGAGGCGCATATCCTCGAAGTCTTAGAGAGTATCAAATCAAATGCCGAGGAGGCGGATATTCTGGTAGTTGATGATGGTTCTACGGATAATACCCCGCGAATATTAGAGGAGGCCCGTATAGGTTTTTTGATCGAACATCAAGAAAATCAGGGCTATGGGCAATCGCTTATTGAGGGCTTTGAATTTGCTATTAAAAAGGATTACACCTATCTGGTGACCATAGATTGTGACGCCCAACATGAACCAGCTTATATACCTCAATTTTTTGAGGAACTTAAGAAATTTGATATTGTTTCAGGCAGCCGGTACCTGCCTGATTCATTGAAGGTAGATCAACCTCCGGAAGGTAGATTAGAGATAAATAAAAAGATTACCGGGTTAATGCGCCAGTATACCGGATATCAAATTACCGATTCTTTTTGTGGATTTAAAGGTTACCGGGTGGCTGGGCTTAAGAAACTGAATCTTACTGAGCGGGGTTATGGTATGCCTCTCCAATTATGGCTCCAGGCTGCCCGGGTAGGACTTACCGTGAAAGAAATCCCTGTGCCTTTGATCTACAAAGATCAAACCAGGGATTTTAAGAATGCCTTTCGATCAAAAGAAGAGAGACTGGAATACTATCTGAAAGTAATAAAGGATGCTGAACATACTTGTCATAGCGGCCCATCCGGATGATGCTGAATTAGGCATGGGAGCAACTATCGCTAACTTAGTCAGATTAGGCCACCAGGTAAATCTTCTTGATCTCACTGATGGGGAGCCTACTCCCTGTGGTTCCAGTGAGATTCGAAAAACCGAAGCCAAGGCGAGCGCTGATCTTCTGAAGGTAAGGAGTAGGACTATCCTTGATCTGCCTAACAGATTCCTCCAAGACACCATTGAGGCCAGGATAAAGATAGCGGCTCATATTAGAAGAATTAAGCCAGAGGTGGTTTTTGCCCCTTTCTGGATAGATAAACATCCCGATCATGCAGCGGCCTCACAGTTAAGTGACGCCGCCGTCTTTTACAGTAAATTTACTAAATCGGAAATCCCTGGCCATCCCTGGAAGGTCGGGAAGATATATTACTTCCCGACCGTGCACTTTCGGCTCCATCTCAAACCATCTTTTATTGTGGATGTTAGCCAGGACTTTCCTAAGAAATTGGAGGCGATTAAAAGCTATCGGTCGCAATTTGTAGAGAATAAAGAGAATCTGTTTGTCTTTGATTATCTAACCAGACAGGCAGGATATTACGGTAGCTTGATAAACAGAAAATATGGCGAAGCCTTCCTCAGCCGGGAAGAAATTGGGATCGAGGATGTGGCCCAGCTTATTTAAT from bacterium includes the following:
- a CDS encoding FumA C-terminus/TtdB family hydratase beta subunit; this translates as MLVYDEYHLRWPYKREIIQRLKAGDKVFITGPVYTARDAAHKRMMEDLSHLPFPLEDQIIYYCGPTPPKPGRPVGAAGPTTSRRMDAYTSQLLEGGLLGMIGKGPRSQEVIEAIVQYGAVYLTAIGGAGALLGKYITRAEIVAYPDLGCEAVYKFELVNFPVYVGVDSQGKTIFTNQ
- a CDS encoding glycosyltransferase family 2 protein codes for the protein MRNLVIIPVFNEEAHILEVLESIKSNAEEADILVVDDGSTDNTPRILEEARIGFLIEHQENQGYGQSLIEGFEFAIKKDYTYLVTIDCDAQHEPAYIPQFFEELKKFDIVSGSRYLPDSLKVDQPPEGRLEINKKITGLMRQYTGYQITDSFCGFKGYRVAGLKKLNLTERGYGMPLQLWLQAARVGLTVKEIPVPLIYKDQTRDFKNAFRSKEERLEYYLKVIKDAEHTCHSGPSG
- a CDS encoding fumarate hydratase, with the protein product MSQVIKLSLITETVRDLCLKTNYELGEDIITALQRAREAEDLPRAREVLDCLIQNAVVAKEESLPICQDTGIVVVFIEIGQEIILAGGNLEEAINEGVRRGYKDGFLRASVVNDPLRRINTGDNTPAVIHSKIVTGNRLNITLMAKGSGSENMSALKMFKPADGWPGARRFIIEHIKEAAPYCCPPLIVGVGLGGTFEQVALLAKRSLLREVGRAAEDEIIAARERELLEAINDLNIGPGGLGGKTTALSVNIETAPCHIAGMPVAVNVGCYAHRHRSAVL
- the bshB1 gene encoding bacillithiol biosynthesis deacetylase BshB1, with the translated sequence MLNILVIAAHPDDAELGMGATIANLVRLGHQVNLLDLTDGEPTPCGSSEIRKTEAKASADLLKVRSRTILDLPNRFLQDTIEARIKIAAHIRRIKPEVVFAPFWIDKHPDHAAASQLSDAAVFYSKFTKSEIPGHPWKVGKIYYFPTVHFRLHLKPSFIVDVSQDFPKKLEAIKSYRSQFVENKENLFVFDYLTRQAGYYGSLINRKYGEAFLSREEIGIEDVAQLI